In Chrysoperla carnea chromosome 2, inChrCarn1.1, whole genome shotgun sequence, the following proteins share a genomic window:
- the LOC123294236 gene encoding uncharacterized protein LOC123294236 gives MHYRLTVLWIFIIWVFVGITESRPQNEPHLDRGSWKPFIPSIPERIHPQPSVDQHNSRVRIENEQEKNEISHRQARIDKPTIEHTTIRQNKAASPAIRDSIKAVTNQLLDPSNVTLDTRTPPKIKAHHKPSVEKIKPVDVVENSHAGIAVPVNEDEIKELEEQTKKIAILRNQNKIQSTTDSGLSTWILLSGQPSTTMKSVTKSEPNKEIKTDKYRINNKMRTTTRKPIATTTESSVEVTEVISIANNTKIVNKVKASILANSMKEKHTATGTTTVKPQTTTTLKNIKASSKKNSTNVSDTSNEESKIEENKINSSVLPIEAKDGDLDLTTEPTNKKSGSTKKPPRSTTTTSKRKKNKNRRKRPSSNKTVNGTKTAIKPQTKEKPISTQVYNYLSREVLPTVGVGLVGLMVTAGLASYFLYPFGVAARRAYNIADRKDDKYYYNNGDYGYGGQPEEDVINKVVAGMPASSSGLEEYIYAKPTNENRYKSPYQETPETQQNVRYRQSNSPSYPTYSASYSQDKVSYNQINKYGGQNENTFNYNTDYSTPKYGADIIAEHQKESGYTVSGIPAGSDMNAQKFVVGNIPKDIIVTPAAVPEHGPRSLKLRRRRRRNTLEKHSKSIENNEILDDIPSNNVHLSGGFLSNNFNLPSEIQNNTFDPTANKDTEPKNNVTKLSLVPQKPSLSQISEVPSQIAQVPSQIADLPSNLPIDSGLSIFSFFKSLLEFKMRLGLSIMQHMTEALGRYIHSTLPPKKPQYDDVDNDRTPAENLTQHQNNKNGTVIKREGHFYN, from the exons ATGCATTATCGGTTGACCGTCCTGTGGATATTCATAATATGGGTATTTGTAGGTATAACGGAATCACGACCACAAAATGAACCACATTTGGATCGGGGATCGTGGAAACCGTTTATACCTTCAATCCCAGAACGAATACATCCACAGCCATCAGTTGATCAACATAATAGCAG agttCGAATTGAAAATGAACaagaaaaaaacgaaatatcaCATCGACAAGCACGAATAGATAAACCAACAATCGAACACACAACCATTCGTCAAAATAAGGCTGCAAGTCCAGCCATCAGAGATTCCATAAAAGCCGTAACGAATCAATTACTAGATCCAAGCAATGTGACATTAGATACAAGAACACCACCAAAAATTAAAGCACATCATAAACCAagtgttgaaaaaattaaaccagTAGATGTTGTTGAAAACTCACATGCTGGAATTGCTGTGCCAGTTAACGAGGATGAAATTAAAGAATTGGAGGAACAAACTAAGAAAATAGCAATACTACGTAACCAGAATAAAATCCAATCGACAACTGATAGTGGTTTATCAACATGGATTTTACTTAGCGGTCAACCATCGACTACTATGAAAAGTGTTACGAAATCGGAGCCGAACAAAGAAATTAAAACGGACAAGTAtcgtattaataataaaatgcgtACTACAACAAGAAAACCAATAGCAACGACCACGGAATCATCTGTTGAAGTTACAGAAGTTATTTCTATCgctaataatacaaaaattgtgaaCAAGGTTAAAGCCTCAATACTTGCAAATAGTATGAAAGAAAAACATACAGCTACGGGAACTACGACCGTTAAACCACAAACAACGACAACGTTGAAAAATATCAAAGCTAGTTCAAAGAAAAACTCTACAAACGTAAGTGATACCAGTAATGAGGAatcaaaaattgaagaaaataagataaattcaTCGGTTTTACCAATTGAGGCAAAAGATGGTGATTTAGATTTAACAACTGAACcgacaaataaaaaatcaggATCTACGAAAAAACCTCCACGATCAACGACCACAACATCGAAACGTAAGAAGAATAAGAACAGACGAAAACGTCCAAGTAGTAATAAAACAGTAAATGGTACAAAAACGGCTATTAAACCGCAAACTAAAGAAAAACCAATATCAACACAAgtttataactatttatcaCGTGAAGTTTTACCAACTGTTGGAGTTGGTTTAGTCGGTTTAATGGTTACGGCAGGTTTAGCCAGTTATTTCTTATATCCATTTGGTGTAGCGGCACGTAGAGCATATAACATCGCTGATAGGAAagatgataaatattattataataatggagATTATGGGTATGGAGGACAGCCTGAAGAAGATGTTATAAATAAGGTGGTTGCTGGTATGCCAGCTTCTAGTTCTGGTCTAGAAGAATATATTTATGCAAAACCAACAAACGAAAATCGTTATAAATCACCATATCAAGAAACACCAGAAACACAACAAAATGTACGATATCGTCAGTCGAACAGTCCAAGTTATCCAACCTATTCAGCTAGTTATTCCCAAGATAAAGTATCAtacaatcaaataaacaaatatggtGGACAAAACGAGAATACGTTTAATTATAACACAGATTATTCTACACCAAAATATGGAGCCGATATCATTGCTGAGCATCAAAAAGAATCAGGTTATACAGTTTCGGGAATTCCAGCAGGTAGTGATATGAATGCACAAAAGTTTGTTGTTGGAAACATTCCAAAAGATATAATTGTTACGCCAGCTGCAGTACCAGAACATGGTCCACGTAGTTTAAAACTTAGACGTCGTCGGCGAAGGAATACTTTGGAAAAACATTCgaaaagtattgaaaataatgaaattttagatGATATACCATCAAATAATGTACATTTAAGTGGTGGTTTtctttcgaataattttaatttaccatcagaaattcaaaataacacTTTCGATCCAACAGCCAATAAAGATACAGAACCAAAGAATAATGTAACGAAATTATCACTTGTACCACAAAAACCATCGTTATCACAAATATCAGAAGTACCATCACAAATCGCACAGGTACCATCACAAATCGCTGATTTACCATCGAATTTGCCCATTGATTCAggattatcaatattttcatttttcaaaagtttactTGAATTTAAAATGCGTTTAGGTCTATCAATAATGCAACACATGACTGAAGCACTTGGACGATATATTCATTCAACTTTACCTCCAAAAAAACCACAATATGATGATGTTGATAATGATCGAACGCCGGCAGAAAATTTAACACAAcatcagaataataaaaatggaacTGTTATTAAAAGGGAGGGACATTTTTACAACTAG